The genome window ataataaaaacattaacatgtttagttataattgaaatgatttatttattgcctactagaaataacaaaatttaatataaaaattaaataatcttcaaaatattataaaagaaaaGGTATTAATAAACTTTAGAGAAACATAAAAAATAGATTAgaatgttatgtttatgtgaacaatattaattaaaaagtttaaaaataatagcttaaatgtaaacatataaGAAAGATGcttaaattttaaattataccttttttttaatcttacataattttgttccaaaaatCGAAAAACCAAACCGAACTGGTGTAAAAACTGAAAAAACCAAAACTGAAcggttttcaaaaaccaaaaaCCAACCTGCACAACCCTATCTAATACTAGGTTACAATTAGCATATTACACGAGTTGATATATGTAATGTTAGATGATtagtaataaaaaaaaagttatttaaaaaaacatatgTATCGCACGCTTAAAAAACTTGTGTATTATACTAAtagaataaaatataatgtaatTTATTAACATATATAGTCATCAagttacatatttaaaaaatGAACATAGACATGACAATTATAAATTTTGTTAAGTTAAtttttaaaacatgattttttttcaactgaatattaactttgatttaccatttattttatttaatatttaacatACTGTATTTTTACGATTCATAACATCCAACCACATTAAATATTTGTAAAGTTTTTAGAATTCACTCATAAAATAGAGCAAAGTACACATATGGTTCTTGTGATTAATAAAAAATTTGGATTTAGTTGCTAGGTTTttaaaagtacacagatggtccttgtggtttacaCTTCATAATGTATTTAGTCttcaacttttgccaaaagtacacggatagtccatgtggtttgcactttgtaaagCATTTAATCCTCAACGTTTAgtgactaaatgtgttacaaagtgcctACAATAGGGGTCATCTATGTACTTTTGGTAAAAAAATGTGGACTAAATGTAATACAAAGTGCAAAACACGGGATCCATCTGTGTACTTTAACAAAGTTGaggactaaatccaaaattttgtttaaccacagggaccatctgtgtaatttactctaaaaacaaCTGTCATCGTTTTTCTGCGTTTTGTAATATTTTAAGAACTTAACTTTGAACTTGGTGAAGATTTTAAGTAAAAAAATATAAGTCTATTagaaaaattaataattaatttcgTATTAGATTCATTTGGTTAATTTggttaatgatataataaatatcTTTAATTAAAAAAGAATATATATGAATAATTAAgtagatagatatagattattTGAGTGTAATTTTCCAtataataatttattatatgTAAATTGTTAAATGAGTACAATCCTATGTATATTGTCTAATATTGATGCTTTTTATAAAATGGAATTCTTTAACATAAAAGACGAATACATCAATAGGAGTGCAATCCAAATCATAACATCGATTTGGATAACGTTGTTCGCTCTTATTTTACGGCTCGACAACCACCTTCCCAGTGGCATGGCCCTCGATGCTCTTGGCCCAAGCCGCTTCTGCCTTACTTAAAGGGTATCTCGAGTCGATAACAGTTTTCAGTTTCCCTTCTTTTACCAACTTCACAAGACAACCAATCTCTTGTGCATTTGGAATCACGAGTAACGGTATAACTTGCTTTTTCGAAAAAGTTAACTTTTGCATTGCATAATTCCAAAATGTACCACCACTCGGGGTTATATCAATAACCTTCCCAGTTGGACTCAGGTTGGGCTCGAAGGTTGACCACGGAATAACAGTAGTGCAATCAACCACTATGTCATATTTCTGGCCCGATGGGCTTTTGAGGGCGGCTCCTTCTGGGGTCTTGTAGTCCAGAACCTCGTCGGCTCCTAAGCTTTTAACAAAATCAATATTGCGGGCCCCACATGTTGCGGTCACATGGGTATTACCTAGTTTTGCTAGTTGGACTGCATAGTGACCCACACCACCAGAACCAGCAGTTACTAGGATGTTGGTTCGTGGTTCTGTTTTTTCCAGTTTTAGCCCACCGGTTACAGTAAGGGAGTGTAGAGCGGCGCACGCTGCAATACCTAGACACGCACCATCTGCAGCCGATACCTCTGATGGTCTTGGAACCGTTAAGCTTTCTTTAGCCACCGCATACTCGGCTAGCCCACCGCCTGCACCCCCCTTCACCCATGCAAACAGGTTGAAAGTCAATAAAGGCATGTTTTTTATGCATACAACTTCCTAGATCGTTTGGGTATGTTATCTTATGTAATCATATTTGATAAGTGTTGATGGGCTGACCCAACCCGACTGGCCTGACCCGCCCAGCTAGCCACATTCAATAAGAACTACTAAGAAACAAAATCTACAAAATCAGAAAGATGACTCACAAGAGTTGAAACAATTTTGTCACCAGCTTTAAAGTTCGTTACACCAGGTCCAACTTCCACAACTTCTCCTGCCACATCACTAACTGATCCAAACAAACAATCATATATAGTTATGATTAATCCTTCAGAAGCTCATAAAGATAAAACACAGTTCACACACCATAGAGTTTGTTTGGTAAATTACCCTTATGATAAATTACACTATAGTCTCTAAAAGCCTTATGCATAtatctacacacacacacatatagtgTCGTTCTATATGAAACCAATTTTAAGTAGAGAACTGCCTAAACATTTGTACCCGTTGCTTTAAATGTGATGCATAAGGCGGCTATGTAACCACATAATCCACTATCTTTCTCTCCCATTACGTCTAGTGAGTCCTACACGTGCTTAAGCATTTTCCGGTTCCGTCCTTCAAATAAATGTAGTAAAAATTCTTATAAATCTAACCTTTATCTTAAAAAGCTattgagtgaattgcaagttttgtcctttatctttaggccattttgcaagttttgtcctttatgtttaaatttgacgagttttgtcctttatgtttaaaaatcaagcacgttttaccctttgggccttaaaaatcaagcacgttttgtcctttatgtttaaaaatcaagcacgttttgtcctttatgtttaaaaaatcaagcacgttttgtccttaaaaatcaagcacgttttgccccaaagggtaaaacgtgcctgattttcaaacataaaggacaaaactcatcaaatttaaacataaaggacaaaacttgcaaaatggcctaaagataaaggacaaaacttgcaattcactcaaaAGATATTCATTTTAAGAATCATGCATACAAGTTTTAAAAATACGAATGATCTTTGTAATGCCGCATGCATGAAAGACAAATTACATACGAGACGGCCATTTGTATAATTTACTCTTAGTGTTGAAGCACGTATATAAACAAAAAGAACCAACCAAACAAGTATAAAACCCCTAATTTAAAACTTTAAGCTAAATTATAATTGTCATCAAAGTATAACCTATCAAACTTACGTGGTATAAACGGAAATTTTCTGGGTAAAATAGGGCGTACAAAGCCGTTCTGTATCTTCCAGTCAATTGGATTTATGCTTGTTGCTTCTATTTTCATCAGAATCTCATCATTTCCAGGAGCAGGGATAGGGATTTCAACATGCTGGAAAACActaaaacatataaataaataacaGTATTGACTCTTGTTTGTCATTTTGATTCTAAAAATTAGCCCATTGATGCTTCCAAATGGAGCAGTTATCTACTTTCTAGATCAAATAGGCTAGACATGATGTCATCTTGGTTTTAATACGTGCGCATCACAGGATGTGGCGTCTTACGCAGCTGACCAGTTCTTGAACAAATTGGACCATGATTGCAATGAGTCTCAGCTTTTCGTATCTGACTATCGTTGATTGAATAAATCTGACTAAAGATGATGAAAATATCTTATATTTTGGTGTTTAAACGCTAACAAGTTAAAATATTATccataaatatttttttagtattttttaatAACAAATGCCTCACATACATGATCTCGCTTCTGCATTGCGCATGACGCGTCGGATCGCTACGCGGTTTATAAAACCAAGGATGCCATTTAACCTCGTTTGTGTCCAATTTAAATAAACCAAATTTATTCATATAATAATGAGAAATGAATCATCAAATGTGTGAACTGATCATTCGTGAGATATCTATAATAGCTTTAATAATCGAAGGTTAAAAGGTAAATCATCGACCTGACCTAAATACTGCAAAACCTAACTATATAAGCAATCGATCTGAAGTTTTTCTATCAATTAATCCAGAAATTGAATGATTCTACACGAGTAATGTTCAAGCAGTAAAATTAGGTCTAAGAATATGATATGAATATGATACGGTTAAGTAAGCAAAATGAACGCAACAATCTATATGAAATGATGTTGAATCACCTTCAAACCGGCGGCACCACCGCCATAACAAGTGTACCAAACCGCCTGCATCACTTTTCCGGCCATATTCCGTCACCGATCCAACTTTCTCAGCCGTTCGCCCTTAAGTTAGTGGTACTAGTGAGCGAGATTCATAAATTTAAAGATTCTGTTAGGACTCTAGGGTTCACGCATTTTGACTCTTTCTTCAACGGTTTTATTTTTGGACTCTTTTGGATTTTATAACGGGTATTTAGGACTCGTGCTTTGTGGCGTCACCGTTAAATCGAACAAAAAGTAAACGTGTAAAAACGTTGAATCACGGATGCGTGTAAACTAATAAAAATTAGACCAAAatgtaaaatatagaaaaaaataacCAAGTTGGCTTAGGACCCTCGAGTTAAATGAGACCGTTAAACCAACAAAAAAATAGATGTAAAAACGGTGAACTACACATGCACATTGCAGTGTGTTTACTCGAAAGACTTAGACCGAAACAAGAAATGACAAATCTGTAAAAGATGATAATTAAAGAGGATTAAAAAAACTAAAGGGGTTGATGTGTATAAAAATGAAAGTTGAGGGTTCAGATATGTAAGAAAAATGAATAGTAAAAATCATAATAAACGTTTTATATGATGATGTCTATTTTAATACTTTTTAATATGGATAAGGTCATGAACACATCCTTTTTTatcatattataaacataatAATTTCACGTTGAGGGTGGTTGCGGCACCCATCACCCTATTACACCATTACTTCAAAACTAATCAATCATAAATTACTCCTTATTCCATCCAATTCTATCACATCATCGTAAATCACTTCCACCACTCATCACACCCATCACTAAATCATTCCCAGCCAATCACAAAAAACCAATTGATCACAACAATGCCACATCATTCCCCCTTACACCATCAAACTCACCACTACCATTGCGCCAGCTATACTCGCGCAACCCAAGCCTCTAGCCATATGGTGCCTCAAGCACCCTTATAAGTGTTATCATGTAAACCATGTTCGGGTAACTATGGTATCATTTATCATGAGAAAACGAAACATTTTACAAATGCATGAATCTAATAGTGTGGAAAGTGTGCATGAGTCAAATAGTGCGTTAAAGAGAAAAATAATAAGAGTCGAGAGACTGTCTCTAGATTAGTGATTTTATCTATAGGTGGCGACTAACTTTCGTATCCAAACCTCATGAATCGTGTAGCCATTAGAACTTTACAAGAACCTAATGGGGACTTGAATAGCGATTAGTATATATAAACGAGGAATTTTCTAAATTACTTTGTGCTCTCTATCAATTCAatcaaaattcaaacaaaatGGTTGTGGTGCTTTCTTGGCCTACGAAATTCTCGGTGCTTAAAGAAAAATACATACCTGAATCTATATGTAAATCCATACATGATGGAAGTCTGATACACGAATAGAAGTATGATACGCAACTATCAAGTTGTTGAAGCGTTGGTTGTTAGGATCGGGCCTTGGAGCAGTTTGAACTTGATCTAGCCTCTCTGATGGTTACCTAAAATTTCAACATGGAAGAAACCCGTTAGAAGGGGTCTAAGGCCGAAGTCTTAAGACCTCCTATGGCCAAGTCAGCATTTGGTATATGTATGAAAGTATAACAagtgtgtatatgtatgtgtagATGGTGGAGTGAGAGTGGGAAGAGGTAAGTGAATAACACACTAAAAGATTGTTATTTTTGAAGTTTTctctttaatatattatattatagctTCAACAAAAAAAAACCACACACCCATGTTAGAAATGAACTTGCATTTGCAGCGGAATTATTCGTTGTTTGGGAAACCATGATTATCGAAAGAATAGACaaagcttttggaaaacaagatCGAATGAAATTGTTTCTTAGTACCGGACATAACTGCCGGTCAATGTACATTTATAGTGTCGGTTAGTGACGGTTATATTTGGAGGGAACATAAACCGTTTAAACGGTGTCAACCTTTGTAACATAACCGTTCACACATACCGATCTAAATTACATAATTATAAGTCATATAATCCTAAAAtaataaacatacataataacaTCCGAATATAATAGAAATTATGTTTATATCTTCTAACACACTCCCCTAAACATGATTTCGTTTACGAGAATGTGCCAAAACGCTGATGTTAGCATCATCTACTGCTGCCTTGGCTCTCTAAAATCGAACCTTCTTCTCGTATTCAACCTCCTTAATCCTTTCCAATCATTTCCAGCATATAACGCGAAATGTTCATCTGTTCCTCCTTCTTGTTCGGCAGCAGCTTGTTCACTTGTTCCAGCAAATAGTTCCATGCTTCTGGTTCTTCTTTCTGCACCAGCATCCTCTCCGATTTCCTTTTCTTCAGCAGTACCTTGAATGCATTTGATCTTGTAGTAATAAACCAGCACGTCTAAATACATAGCGTACATGAGCCTCATCAGTTCTGCATCATCATAATCAAGACCCATATCTTTTGCTATCACTGCCCACATATGATTATCTGTTACCCGTCGATGACCACCCTCTCTTTTTACTGCTAAGTATAAGTCTAACATGCAGACTTTCCGGTTAATCTCGGCATAAGCGGGTAACGGTCTTGAATTGATTTCTAGTTTCACTTTTAAAAACCAGTCTATCATGTCTTCGAATTTCTTCTCTATGAAGAACTTTATTTTCCTACATATTCATCATCTTCCAACATATCCATAAGGGCTTTGCAATCTTGGAATTCATTGAATGTCATCGCTTGTAGGATCATTACATTCCAGTCCGGTTCTTCGGATGTaatgtttaaactttaaaaataTGAATTCAAGTAATCATTCTTGAATTTTTCATATTCCGTTTCAGATCTGagtatttcttctttttctttgtttCCCACTTCATCTTCTTTAGAGTAACATGCAGAATCACTTCTTTTATCAATTGTAGGAATGCTAAATGTTGGATATATTTTGCATTTATCACCCATGAATTTTACCGTATAACCTTGTGTTATTAATTGATCAAAACTCAGGACGTTTCGATCAATATCTGGTGTATAAAATACGCTTTGAATTCGTAATTTCTCCACTCCGGATATCATTTCAACAACACCAATTCCTTGAATGAAATAAAAGTTACACTCTCCAGTGTTTGTTTCGACTTCATAAAGTTTTTTGATTCGTTTAAACATGTTAATGTTTCCAGAATAGTGTCGTTTAGATGACTTGCTAACGTACCAGATATCCGACCAGTAACTTCCGTCTATTCCGACCACCATAAACTCTGTACTCCGATCAAATTGTTTATTATCATCAGCCCCCTTCTGAGATTATGATCCCGTGTTTATCGCTAAACGAATGAGTTGAGAGgcctcatcttcttccttcttcttacACTGTGCAATCTGATGCCCTGATAGATTGCAATAATAACACCTTCTTTGAAATCTTCGTCGCTCTCTATTCTCATACGAACAGTGCAGACATGGCAGAGTTGTTGACGTTTCTCCCTGGATCTCTTCTCTTtcagaagtggctctgataccacttgttagaaATGAACTTGCATTTGCAGCGGAATTATTCGTTGTTTGGGAAACCATGATTATCGAAAGAATAGACaaagcttttggaaaacaagatCGAATGAAATTGTTTCTTAGTACCGGACATAACTGCCGGTCAACGTACATTTATAGTGTCGGTTAGTGACGGTTATATTTGGAGGGAACATAAACCGTTTAAACGGTGTCAACCTTTGTAACATAACCGTTCACACATACCGATCTAAATTACATAATTATAAGTCATATAATCCTAAAAtaataaacatacataataacaTCCGAATATAATAGAAATTATGTTTATATCTTCTAACAACCCATTGGCACATATATTGTACATGTATCACACACACACGAAGACACTAGACAACGTTAACATTAGGAAACTTGTGTTTTCAACATTTTTTGTGTAAGAGACAAAACACACATATGATGCATCTTTATGTCTCACACTCTATAACCACCTTCCCAGTAGCATGTCCCTCCATGCTCTTGGCCCAACCCTCTTCAGCTCTACTTAAAGGGTATCTCGAGTCGATTACGGTTTTAATTTTCCCTTCTTTCATCAAATTCACAAGGCATTCGATCTCTTCACCTTTCGGCACCACAATCAACGGCAAAAGTTGCTTCTTCGAGAACGTGAGTTTATTCACAGCATAGTTCCAAATTGTACCTCCACCCGGGGTTAAGTCGATTACTTTCCCGGTTGGTGTCAGGTTAGCCTTAAACGTTGACCACGGGATCCCAACGGTGCAATGGATTACTAGATCGTACTTCAGGCCCGATGGGCTTTTGAGGCTTGCTCCTTCTGGGGTCTTGTAGTCAAGAACCTCATCAGCTCCTAAACTTTTGACGAATTCTATGTTACGCGCCCCACATGTTGCGGTTACGTGGGTGTTTCCAAGTTTTGCAAGTTGGACCGCATAGTGACCAACCCCACCTGAACCGTTAGTCACCAGGACATTTGTGAGTTGTTCGCTTTTGTCTAGCTTTAGTCCACCGCTTACAGTGAGGGCATGGAGAGCGGTGCACCCTGCAACAACTAGACATGACGCGTCTGCAGCTGAGACTTCGGGTGGTCTTTGAACCGCTGGGCTCTCTTTAGCCAACGCATACTCGGCTAGTCCTCCACCCGGACGCCCCTGTCATCCAAAAATGTAGAAACTTTAGTAGTTTGTtactagaaataaaaaataaGGTAACAAGAACCAATTAGGAAACAAAACTCTAAACACTCACAAGGTATGTAACAATTTTGTCACCAACTTTAAATTTCTCTACTCCAGATCCAACCTCAACCACCTCTCCGGCTACATCGGTAACTATTCCAACAAACAAATATGGTCATGTACTCGTGTAGAGCTCGGATCTATCGTCTCATTTTCTATTATAAATGGGTATGGTACAATATAGCGTGTAGTACTATGTTACAGTACGCGACTATACAATGCACATGCCCGTCTTAGAGGGTGTGCAGGTGTGTCACCGAACAGGGCCCAAAACTTTTAAGGGCCAAAAAAAAGTTTAtttcattatatatataatatttatagtCCCAAATAGAATATTAACATTGTTCTAGCTCTAATGATTTTGTGCTTACTTGTCAATACACGGGTCTTTGGTTTGAGACAGGCAACATTTGGTTTTCTCCGATCTTTTTTTCATTTGTTCAAGCTTGGAGCCATAAAGCCCAATagtaaagaagaagaaaaaggttcTAAGAATATTAAGTTTGTAGtccaatacatatatatattcatattcatttgtaagtttcttttttatttgatttgttttTATTACTTTTAATAGTTTTATTTATATTAAGATGTTTATCTAAGTTAATTTTATTGTTTATATTAAAATGTTTAATCGTTTGTATATGTTTATTACTGAGGTTTACACGTAATTACTTTGAAAATCCAAGGGCCCTCGAGCTCTCAGGGACAACTCTGACAATGCATGCGAGACAAAAGTGTGACACACTAAATAAAACAACTCGATTATGTAATATTAACCGTTTACACATGAGCAAGTTTTATCTGACAATAAGTTTTCTTAATATCTATTTATTATGATGTCATCTGATTCTTACATCCGGTCCGACTAGTGGTCGTTGTTCAGTCCGGTTCTGAAAACATTGGTAATATACTGATCAATAACGGAACTTACGTGGTACATAAGGAAACTTTGGGGGGAAAACAGGGCGAGCAACTCCGTTTTGCATCTTCCAATCGACTGGATTTATGCTTACTGCTTCCACTTTAATCAGCATCTCACCTTTGCCAGGAGTAGGAACAGGGATCTCAACATGCtgataattatataaattatacatatcaTGTGTTATGACGTGAGATTGTGGATCAAACAAAACGAAAACAATAATTGAAGTTTGTATTACCTTTAAACCGGCAGCCCCTTTGCCGTAAGAATCGTAGGAAACCGCCTGCATCAATTTTCCGGTCATATTTATTCAGCCACCGCTTCTGTTTGGATAAGGCGGGTTATTTATGGGATTATGTCCATATAAATACTacttctttttttatttttttttttaaacacaatTTATGTTTCTACAAATTCATCttttttcattaaaattttattattttctaCAACTTTTCACTGTTTGATTCACATTGGGTGTGATGAGTAAAACATATATAAAGATGAAAAGAAGTTTATTAAATTTGTTATTTTACgtttttaacttttatttatgagttaaatgtcattttagtccttatGGTTTGAGCCATTTTCCCAGTTTAGTCCAAacgtttcatttttaacctgtggatccaaaaaggtttcacagttgccattttagtccactaggttaacttcatctgttttttctgttaacgagaaggccaattcggtcattttatatggctgaattgcccttttagttaacagaaatacatacaaaatgaccaaattggccttctcgttaacagaaaaaatggatgaagttaacccagtggactaaaatggcaactgtgaaacctttttggacccacaggttaaaaatgaaacctttgaagTAAACTAGCAAAAtggtccaaaccacagggactaaaatggcatttaactctttatttattttaCCATTTTCTGGTTTAGGCAAGCAAAACTTATTAGGGGGTGGGGGTGGTTATCTTTTTTCTTTAATGGCAAAGGTTATATTACTCCTAGTTCTAAACTACACTAATAAATACTAAACTACACCCCATGCCAGGATTTGAACTGGTCTTTTCTCTAAGAGGCAAGAGCCTCTACCACCCAGCTATAGCTGGAATGGCGGTGGGGGTAGTTATCACTTGCAAAAATTTCATCattcacaacatccaatcaagttccgtcatgtcatcaatcattattccatcactcacaaccatttttaatggcaatggtcatcactcacaactaggggtgttcaaaactatccgtatccgaaaatccgatccgaaatatccaaTATCCGAAtccaaaatatccgaaaaatcggatatccgaaatttcggatatccgaatttttcggattcagatagtgattttcaaaatttttgaatatttcggatatccgaaatatccgaaaatttaattttcaattttttttggatattcggatatccgaatatccgaatatccgaaaacatccgaaaaatatccgaaaatatccgaaatatcttaaaaatatccgaaatatcttaaaaatatccgaaatatccgaaaaatatccgaaaacttatatttggatatccgaaactatccaaaatatccgtttccgaatatgaaaaaaataataaaaaaataaaaattaaataagaaGTTGGATTTTCGaatatccgattcactatccgaatccgtatccgaaattcggatatccaaaatttcggatacggatccgaaatttcggatatccgaaattcggatatccaaaatttcggatacggattcggatagtgaaatccggtatccgaaaatttcggatatccgaaattcgaatatccgaattttcggatatccggttttgaacacccctactcacaacacccaacaataaaccctcacacccctCACATCTTCCATTTATCACGGAGTGAAAAAAAATCACGGAAATTGAAATGTTGCATGCTATCACGCTTAGAATTAGTTGGTGGCGGTGGAATATTGCATGCTATCACTCGTGGTATTTGGCCATCAAATGCCCACCCCCACTCCCCTTGTTGTAATTTTAGGTGTTTTATGTTGCTGTAAAGAAAAATACGTTTATTAAGAGAAGCAAACGACACGAACTGGAATTCCCAAAAGAAAAATACACGTATTCCAAAAACAAACCTCCAAAATAGTTATAAggttaaaacaaaataaagataaaaacaaaattaattcaaataaaattCGATTTCTTAATTGCATCTTACTCTATTTTCCAAATCAATCAAAATCCCAAATCACCTTAGTAATAGTTAATTAAACAACATAGTTAAACATTAACCACATATTTTTTGTGAATATAGTCTTACTTACCAGTACTCATATAAACATTTAAGTTCTTAAAATGCTTGTTTTTTATTAGCCCACGACAGCTACATCAGTCAGCTCACACAATAGCATCTAATCCCCGATTCAACCTCAATTTGAGCAGTACTACATGGGAACGGTGTTCCCACCAATGTCGCGATGTCATCTCAACCATCTTGTAGGCACTCCCCCCCACTTAAGTGAATCGTCACGGTTCTACTTCGACGACGTGAAGTACTTCAAAGTCATCCTAATCCTAACCATATGATGTTTCTAAGACTTCGGTTCCTTTTTTAGTGAAGTCATCCTAATCCTAACCGTCTGATGTTTCTAAGACTTCGGTTTCTTTTTTAGTGAAGTCATTCTAATCCTAACCGTATGATGTTTCTAAGACTTTAGTTCTTTTTTTAAAGAAACAAACGAAAtgcagtttacttactgtgtgtatgaaaagtaatctaaactgtgcaattacttgcattgctacgttgctacaggatttgatgagctcggtaccaaccggtaccgaaaataccgttaccgaaatccccaaaagtgggtaccgttaccgaatatacctggtaagGTACGgctcggtaccggtcggtactggtacggcaccggtatttgagggtaaaaaccgatgaataccggtgccgaaccagTACCGAAAATACATCCGGTTTAATAAATTTGACACCAGTACCGGTatccgataccatttgctcattccttagtgatgttactattcattctaggggtgtgcatgggtcggtttgggtcggttttgatcaaaaaccataaccataaccgcgatgtcggttattggataaccataaccataaccgatcggttatgatggttatggttattcggttttgataGTTATAtcgggtcggttatgggtggttaaccgtgtatttaacttag of Helianthus annuus cultivar XRQ/B chromosome 1, HanXRQr2.0-SUNRISE, whole genome shotgun sequence contains these proteins:
- the LOC110872661 gene encoding chloroplast envelope quinone oxidoreductase homolog isoform X1; the encoded protein is MAGKVMQAVWYTCYGGGAAGLKHVEIPIPAPGNDEILMKIEATSINPIDWKIQNGFVRPILPRKFPFIPLSDVAGEVVEVGPGVTNFKAGDKIVSTLGGAGGGLAEYAVAKESLTVPRPSEVSAADGACLGIAACAALHSLTVTGGLKLEKTEPRTNILVTAGSGGVGHYAVQLAKLGNTHVTATCGARNIDFVKSLGADEVLDYKTPEGAALKSPSGQKYDIVVDCTTVIPWSTFEPNLSPTGKVIDITPSGGTFWNYAMQKLTFSKKQVIPLLVIPNAQEIGCLVKLVKEGKLKTVIDSRYPLSKAEAAWAKSIEGHATGKVVVEP
- the LOC110872661 gene encoding chloroplast envelope quinone oxidoreductase homolog isoform X2, with product MKIEATSINPIDWKIQNGFVRPILPRKFPFIPLSDVAGEVVEVGPGVTNFKAGDKIVSTLGGAGGGLAEYAVAKESLTVPRPSEVSAADGACLGIAACAALHSLTVTGGLKLEKTEPRTNILVTAGSGGVGHYAVQLAKLGNTHVTATCGARNIDFVKSLGADEVLDYKTPEGAALKSPSGQKYDIVVDCTTVIPWSTFEPNLSPTGKVIDITPSGGTFWNYAMQKLTFSKKQVIPLLVIPNAQEIGCLVKLVKEGKLKTVIDSRYPLSKAEAAWAKSIEGHATGKVVVEP
- the LOC110872669 gene encoding chloroplast envelope quinone oxidoreductase homolog, yielding MTGKLMQAVSYDSYGKGAAGLKHVEIPVPTPGKGEMLIKVEAVSINPVDWKMQNGVARPVFPPKFPYVPLTDVAGEVVEVGSGVEKFKVGDKIVTYLGRPGGGLAEYALAKESPAVQRPPEVSAADASCLVVAGCTALHALTVSGGLKLDKSEQLTNVLVTNGSGGVGHYAVQLAKLGNTHVTATCGARNIEFVKSLGADEVLDYKTPEGASLKSPSGLKYDLVIHCTVGIPWSTFKANLTPTGKVIDLTPGGGTIWNYAVNKLTFSKKQLLPLIVVPKGEEIECLVNLMKEGKIKTVIDSRYPLSRAEEGWAKSMEGHATGKVVIECET